A segment of the Corynebacterium resistens DSM 45100 genome:
TCACGTCATACCACGTGGTGTGTAACCCGGCTTCGCGCATGGCTTTCATGGCATAGCCATGCAAGCGTTCCCGAAGCTCCTCGCTGACTTCACCTTCAGCCGGCCACACGCCGATCATGTTCTGCAATAGGAAATGGCAGGTGGTCCCTTCGACGTTCGGAATTTTCTCGACAACCGCTGCGAACTCGTCGGAAAACTCCGTCAACGTCGTGATGCGGCTGCGCACGTCTTCGCCACGTTTCGTGTCATGGGTGGTTAGAGCCGTCATCGCCCGTGGCCACAACCGCGCGCGCTCGGCCTGCAGCAGATGGAACTCAGCTGGCGAAACTCCAAAACGACCCGGTGCGCCACCGACTTCCTGCAAACTCACCAAACGTGAGCCACGGTAGAAAGCGGTATCTTCCACGCCCTTTGCCATGACGGCACCACACACTTGGGCGAATCGGGTGTTGGCTTCCGAACGGGAAATTAACGCCGTTGCGATGAGGTCTAGGGCATCTTGCCACTCAGGTCGCTGCATCATCTTCTCGGCAATAACCGTGCTGGTCACGCGTGATAGCGATTCGTAGTCCGCGCGATAGACTGGCATTTCCGCGATCAATTCTACGAGGACTTCCTGTAGCTCCTCATCGGATACACTTTCGCCGGCAGTCGACCAGTTGTCGGTGCGTACTGCGGCAGCTAGTCGGCGAATCTCCGCGGCTAATTCATCCGTGGCAGCAACCTTCTTTAATTGGGCCTCCGCAGCTATAAAATCCTGCTCATCCCAGCGTTTCCCGGTGTATTTTTCGGCGACATCGCCCAACACCCGCTCCGCGGGACGGTGGATGAAAACCCCATCGAATTCCCGCATTGCGTCATAACCTGTGGTGCCATCTACGGCCAATCGCGGATCCAAGGGTTCATCCACCCCCAGAATCTTCTCTACTAACAACCACCGCTGCTTGCCGATCAGCTTTCGGAGCTTCTTCAAGTATTGGAAAGGATTGGCCAAACCATCCGGGTGGTCCACGCGCACGCCGTCAATTAGATCGGCGGCGAGTAGTTGGTTGAGAACCCGATGCCAATGCTCGAAAACGATGGGATCTTCCTGGCGGATGCCCGCCAAGCCGTTGATACTGAAGAACCGCCGATAGCTGATGACCCCGTCCCGCCAAAACATCAATTTGTAGTGCTGGCGATCATGCACTTCCTGCGGAGTGCCGTAATTGGTGCCTTCGGCGATGGGGAAGCGGTGTTCAAAGTACACCAACTCGTCGCCATCGATCTCCAGTTTTGTGGTGTCCTCTGCACTGCCCAACACCGGCAACCCAATGCGCCCCTCGGCACCGTTGTACGGGGAAAAATCGATATCGAAGTAGTCAACGTATTCCGAACTTTTTCCCTTCGCCAGCACATCCCACCACCAAGGGTTCAGCTTTGGCGTGTCCACACCCACGTGGTTGGGCACAATATCTACCAGGATTTTCAGCCCAGCCTCTTGGGCGGCTTCCGCTAGCTTCTTGAAACCATCCATACCACCCAGTTCTGGGTTGACTGCGGTGGGATCAGTCACGTCGTAGCCATGTGTCGATTCTTTGGGAGCTGTCATGATCGGCGACAGGTAAAGGTGAGTTACCCCAAGACGTGCGAGGTAGGGCACTCGCGCGGTGGCGTCGGCAAAAGTGAAGGCCTCGGCAGGAGAATCGCCGGGGCCACGAAGCTGAAGGCGGTAGGTCGCAGTCATAGGAACAAGTCTAGGGCAGTGGCAGGGCGCTTACCTGCTGACAAAAACCATGGGAAAGCTCCAGCGGGCCAATCCATCCCGCAACCTTGCCTGCCAGCCGCTGTGGGCAGGCCCGGATTGCACCACCACTGACATAAAACACGCTGGGTTCTCCAAATAGCGTGCAGATCGCCCGGTCCAAATGCTTGGACAAGCTGGGATGGGCAAGCATGACGGACATTGGCATTGTTGCGTGCACAACCCGCAGCTCAATCAAGGCATCGTCTACCCAGCGATATTGCAGGCGAGCACCGCGCGCCGCCAACATATCCTCGAGTTGGGCTTCCACGATTGCAGCCGCTTTCACCCACCGGCGACTCACCGGCTCCGGACCCTCGGGGACCTCGACACTCAATCCACCACCAATAGTGACGCGCACGGGGGAGGCATAACAATTGCTCGGTTCCGTCGTGACTTTCAACATGCCCCATTAGACATGCCGAGGGAGTCAAAGGTTCACGCCTCGCCCACCATCTCCAAGAACTCGGCCAGCTGCACCAATTTAATTTCTTGACCCTTGTCGATTAATTCCCGGGCGCGCTTTTCTTTACTGGTTGTCGTCGCCCATTCTCCGATGATCAGCATTGTGGTTTTCTTGGTTACGTTCTTGCCCACTTCTCCACCGGCCTGGGCAATCATGTCCCAAATTTGCCCCTTGTCGTAGGGCTCTACGTCTCCCGTGACACACACGACCTGCCCATAAACGGGGTTATCGATATCAGCTTTCTCGTTCGTCTCCGGCACTTCGTCAGGGGTTGCTACAGCTGCCCACGGCGCCGGAGGGCGCTTCGCTCCACCGGACTTTCCGGAGCCCTGTGGTTTGGTCTCCGCTGGTTTGGTCTCCGCCTCGGTGCCGCCCATGTCGAACGCCAACTGTCCCTGCCCAGATTCGGCTTCGGTTATCCACTCGTCGTCGCTGATAGGTTGGGGTTTCTTTCTTTGGGGTGACGGCTTTTTGGTGGACTTTTTATCCGACGCCCCCACGAACTCTTCCAACCCCGCCTCCAGTGGGTACCCGGCCTGCACATTGAGCAAAGCGCGGTCGATCTGCGCGTAGGCCTGCTCATCGGCGGGGGAGAAGTTCAACCTGGTGGCGTCGGAAAAAATCCCCTCCTTGCCTACTAAAAGCTCGATGAAACCAGGAGATGTGCCATTTGGAGCCTGCTTGTTCCATCCCAGCAGATCGGTAACCGCGATGGATTCGTCTTGCCACAAGCTCGTGCCCAAAGGGGAGCGCGTGATAGTGATGCGCTGCGGATCGATGGAAACTTCGGCGCCACGAGCATGCATGGTGAATATCCTTCGCGAGTCGTCGGGGAGGAGGGCTAAATGCGCCCTTTATGTGCTCCCCACCCTAGTGGGTGCCGGCTCCTTCAGGAAGCAAAGGATCGGTCAGTGGGCGCTGCAGAACCACCACGCTACGCGCGGCCACCTCAAGCTCATCGCCGGGCTGCAACGTGGTGAGCTCTGGGCGACCACCCGTTTCCTCGGAAGTATCGATGACGATAGTCCATGCCTGCTCTTCAGCTGGCTCCACGTGCATCACATTGTGCCGGAGTGGCAGGGTAAACGTGATCGGCTCGTGGTGGGCATTGAAGCACAGCAAGAAGGAATCGTCTTCTACTTTGCGGCCGTGAACATCCGGCTCGGCGATGGCCTGGCCGTTGAGGTGCACCATGAGGGATTTGCCGAATTCCATCGACCAGTCTTCCTCGGTCATCAACCGGCCATCAGGAGTGAGCCATGCGATATCGCGTTCGGCCACATCCATACCCAAGGGGCCACCAGCTAGGAACCGACGGCGACGGAAAACTGGATGAGCAGCGCGCAGCTTGATTAGGAACTTGGTGAACGAATGCAGGTTCTCGTCCGCGTTTTCCCAATCGATCCACGAAATCTCATTGTCCTGGCAATACACGTTGTTATTGCCACCTTGGGTGCGCCCGATTTCGTCGCCATGCGACAGCATCGGTGTGCCTTGGGAGAGGATCAACGTCGTCAAGAAATTTCGGCGCTGTTGATCGCGCAGTTGCAATACTTCGGGATCCTCAGTTTCGCCCTCCACACCACAGTTCCAACTGCGGTTGTGGCTTTCCCCATCCCGGTTGTCCTCACCGTTGGCATCATTTTGCTTCTCGTTATAGGAAACCAGATCGCGCAGTGTAAAACCGTCGTGGGCGGTGACGAAGTTAATCGACGCCGAGGGGCGACGACCCGCATAAAGGTCTGAAGAACCGGTTAGGCGGGAAGCGAACTCGCCCAACGTCGCGGGTTCCCCGCGCCAGAAATCGCGCACCGTATCACGGTATTTGCCGTTCCATTCCTTCCACAGCGCGGGGAAGTTGCCGACCTGGTAGCCCCCTTCACCCACATCCCAAGGCTCAGCGATGAGCTTGACTTGGGAAACCGTGGGGTCCTGCTGCACTAGGTCGAAAAATGCCGACAAACGATCGACATCGTGGAACTCGCGCGCCAAAGTGGAAGCCAAATCGAAGCGGAAACCATCCACATGCATTTCCGTTACCCAGTAGCGCAGGGAATCCATAATCAGCTGCAGAGTGTAAGGATGGCGCACATTCAGTGAATTACCCGTGCCTGTGTAATCCATGTAGTGGGCTTCATCGCCATCGACCAAACGGTAATACGCCTGGTTATCGATGCCACGGAAGCTCTGCGTTGGGCCAAGGTGGTTGCCTTCCGAGGTGTGGTTGTAGACCACATCCAGAATGATCTCCATCCCAGCATCGTGGTAACTACGCACCATCTGTTTGAACTCGGCCACCGCACCTTCTGCCGAGTTCGAAGCCGCGTAGTCCCGGTGGGGAGCGAAATAACCCAAAGTGTTATAACCCCAGTAGTTACGCAAGCCCTCGTCGCGCAGGCGGTCATCGTGCACGAACTGATGCACCGGCATCAGTTCCACCGTGGTCACCCCTAGATCCTTGAGGTATTCGATAACGCTGTGGTGCCCCAAACCGGCATAGGTGCCCCGCAAATGCTCGGGCACATCGGGGTGCGTCATCGTCAAACCCTTAACGTGGGTTTCGTAAATCACCGTGTCTGTATCGGGAATGTGGGGAGGGCGGTCATTGGACCAATCGAACCACGGATTAATCACCACGCTGCGCATCGCATGGGGTGCCGAATCCTCCTGATTCCGCTCCTCAGGATTATTCAGGTCATAGCTGAACAACGAGGGGTGGCCATCAAACTCGCCGGCAAAAGACTTGCCATACGGATCCATCAACAACTTGGAGGGATCACAACGCAATCCCTGCGCAGGATCCCACGGCCCATGCACGCGGTATCCATAACGCTGACCCGGCACAATTCCGGGCAGGAAGCAATGCCAAATACCAGCATCCTGTTCAGTCAAACGAATCCGTGTCTCGCTGCCTGAATCATCGAAAAGGCACAGATCAACGGCTGTCGCGACTTCACTGAATAAGGCGAAGTTTGTTCCGTTCCCGTCGAAAGTTGCGCCGAGGGGGTAGGCCTTGCCGGGCCACACCACAAGTGGGTCCCCTGGCGCGCGCAAACCGCTTTTATTGGACAGGTTCAATGACATGTCTATGAGTTTAACTGTTCCAGCCCGTTTAGCACGGCGGAAATATTTGCCCCCACTTCCTCTGCCCGAACTTCTGTTTTCGTTTCCGAAATGCCGGCGAATTCTGCAGCTTGGCGTGCCTGTACCTCAAGCGCGCACCCCATCACATAGTGAAAACAGACAGACGCCGCCTGCGGGCCTACCAAGCTGGCTAGCTCATCTTGCACGTCTCTATCCAAGGTGTTCGACGCCACCGCGGCCAGAGTGATCTCCGCCCCATCTCGCACACTCGTAATAGCTCGAAAGAGATCTTCGCAGAATATCCGCGGATCGCTATCCTCCCGTGGCGCTGGAACTGCTGCAATCAGGCGTTGAGCAATGCCGCCCAACAGGGCCTGCTTATTGGGGAAATGCCAATACATCGCGCCGGGTGCGACCCCCAGAGACGTTGCCAGCCGGCGCATTGAAAGGTCAGGGAGCCCATAGCTGACCAAGATTTCCTCGGCGGCATCCAAAATCACTTTGCGGTTGAGTTGCACGGGTTTCAGGGTAGTCTTTCTTTTCATGAAGTATCGAAAGTCCCTCCTCGCCCTCACCTGCGCACTGCCGCTGGTCCTTACCGCGTGCGGTAAAGATGGTGGCGAGGCCGAAGATGGTGCCAAGAACACTGCAGCAGAATCTTCCAACTCCGCTGCAACCTCTGAGCCCAAGCCCAATAGCGATAAGCCCTCGGAATCTTCAACTGCTAAGGAATCTGACAAAGCAGACAAGGATAAGCAGGGGAGCACTAAGCCGGCACCGGGGCAGAAGGAGTCCAAGGACGGGGCTTCCTCGAACGATACGAACCGTGACGCGAATGCTGCAAACGGTCGCGGTGGCGAAAACAAGGCAGCGGACCGCGGTGAAGGCCGTGCACCGCGTGGTGCTAGCGCAGGCGATTCCCAGCAAATCACCACTCTGGTGCAGGGCATGGGTAAGCACCGTTCGGCCTATGACTTCCTCAATTACAGCGTGAATAATTCCTGCAAGTCCTATATCAACTCGCAGGGTGGCGAAAAGGTCATTCGCTCCAATAATGAGACCATTAAGGCTATGGGGCCGGAGGGCAATAAAGCCATCCCAGTGCCTCGCATCAAGTCCGTAGACGATATTCAGGTCAATGGTGACAACGCGACTGCACGCGTAACCGCAAGCTACGGGAACAAGGCACCCCAGACTGAATCAATGAGTTTCGCACGCGAAAACGGTAAGTGGACTCTGTGCCCAAGCTAACCCGCCCAAAGCACATTCCTCGTCCCATTGGAGACGCCGCATTAGTGGTTGTCGTCTGCCTGTTGGCGTACACGCTTGCTGGAGCCGTGTGGGGTTGGACCATACCCACTTTGGGCATTCATGTGTTGCCGGACCTGTCGGCGGAAGCAGTTCCCGGTACGGAGGATGCGCGGTTCGTTGGATTTGGCCGGGCCATTCTCGTTACTTCTGGCATCGCTTTTCTTCTGTCCATGTGGGCCTTCGCCACTCGCGTGCGCAGTTTGTTCATGATGTTGTGGCTGGGCTTGGTGACGGGCTTTGGTTCCCTGTGGTTCGTGGTTTTCGGCAACTTCATTGCACGTGCCACCCACCCCGAACCAACGGGACATGCACAACCCGGGCAAACCATTGAAGCGCTCAGCCCGGTTGTCCTATCCAGCGGCGTGCTTCTCGCACCAACGTTGGCGCTGTTGTTCTACTGGATTGCATCGAGCTTCGTTAGCGAACGCAAGTTCTAGAGCGATACTTAGCGAAGTTCCCGTATCCGCTCTGCCCACAGCGCAGCCTCTTGCACATCCCCGCGTTCCAGCGCGCAGTTTCCCAAAACCGTCAGCAAGTCACGGTGTACGGGCCCGGCCGGCATTCGATCGCAAGCTCCTAGAGCGGCTGTGGCTAGTTCCGCAGCGAACTCCACTTGACCCGCAGAAAATCCTGCCCAAGCTGCAGTCGCAGCGCGCTGCACCGCGATAATTGGGGCATCGTGTTGCGCGACTATCTGGTAACACTGCGAAAAATGCAGCGCCACTTCGGGCTCATCTACCTCCATGAGTGCCAAATTGCCCAACATGTCATGCCCCTCGTATTCGGCCACTGCATCGCCATTTTCTTCTGCGATTTCGAGGACCTGCCGAGCTAACTCCTTGGCGCGGGCGTTATCGCCGGCTCCGTGGGCTTGTTGCGCCTGCCACAGCAAACGATCTGTTCGGGTGGGATTATTCGAGCCGTATGCCTCAGCGAGGTGGATATACAGCTCGATCCGTTCGCGGTTCGGAGTTTGTGTACCGACATCCGCCGTGTACCCCACCATGGCGGCAGCTGTGATTAACGCGGCGTCGATAGAAGAAACATCATGAAAACCGCGGCCGAGCCACCGCGACAGCCGCTCGGCCAGATGCTCTAAAGCTTCTTGGGTGGGCTGGAGGAAGCACAGGTTTGCCCACGCAACATCTGACCTCACCA
Coding sequences within it:
- a CDS encoding BRCT domain-containing protein, giving the protein MHARGAEVSIDPQRITITRSPLGTSLWQDESIAVTDLLGWNKQAPNGTSPGFIELLVGKEGIFSDATRLNFSPADEQAYAQIDRALLNVQAGYPLEAGLEEFVGASDKKSTKKPSPQRKKPQPISDDEWITEAESGQGQLAFDMGGTEAETKPAETKPQGSGKSGGAKRPPAPWAAVATPDEVPETNEKADIDNPVYGQVVCVTGDVEPYDKGQIWDMIAQAGGEVGKNVTKKTTMLIIGEWATTTSKEKRARELIDKGQEIKLVQLAEFLEMVGEA
- a CDS encoding TetR family transcriptional regulator translates to MKRKTTLKPVQLNRKVILDAAEEILVSYGLPDLSMRRLATSLGVAPGAMYWHFPNKQALLGGIAQRLIAAVPAPREDSDPRIFCEDLFRAITSVRDGAEITLAAVASNTLDRDVQDELASLVGPQAASVCFHYVMGCALEVQARQAAEFAGISETKTEVRAEEVGANISAVLNGLEQLNS
- a CDS encoding Rv0361 family membrane protein; this encodes MKYRKSLLALTCALPLVLTACGKDGGEAEDGAKNTAAESSNSAATSEPKPNSDKPSESSTAKESDKADKDKQGSTKPAPGQKESKDGASSNDTNRDANAANGRGGENKAADRGEGRAPRGASAGDSQQITTLVQGMGKHRSAYDFLNYSVNNSCKSYINSQGGEKVIRSNNETIKAMGPEGNKAIPVPRIKSVDDIQVNGDNATARVTASYGNKAPQTESMSFARENGKWTLCPS
- the treY gene encoding malto-oligosyltrehalose synthase, which gives rise to MTATYRLQLRGPGDSPAEAFTFADATARVPYLARLGVTHLYLSPIMTAPKESTHGYDVTDPTAVNPELGGMDGFKKLAEAAQEAGLKILVDIVPNHVGVDTPKLNPWWWDVLAKGKSSEYVDYFDIDFSPYNGAEGRIGLPVLGSAEDTTKLEIDGDELVYFEHRFPIAEGTNYGTPQEVHDRQHYKLMFWRDGVISYRRFFSINGLAGIRQEDPIVFEHWHRVLNQLLAADLIDGVRVDHPDGLANPFQYLKKLRKLIGKQRWLLVEKILGVDEPLDPRLAVDGTTGYDAMREFDGVFIHRPAERVLGDVAEKYTGKRWDEQDFIAAEAQLKKVAATDELAAEIRRLAAAVRTDNWSTAGESVSDEELQEVLVELIAEMPVYRADYESLSRVTSTVIAEKMMQRPEWQDALDLIATALISRSEANTRFAQVCGAVMAKGVEDTAFYRGSRLVSLQEVGGAPGRFGVSPAEFHLLQAERARLWPRAMTALTTHDTKRGEDVRSRITTLTEFSDEFAAVVEKIPNVEGTTCHFLLQNMIGVWPAEGEVSEELRERLHGYAMKAMREAGLHTTWYDVNEEFEDSIHAWVDDVCDNHANVLGEFVALIDEASIAVANSKKVLQLLAPGIPDIYQGTEALTDHLVDPDNRRKVDFDALEDSLERVSRGDIRSRDDERMHLVTTALRVRKQFELDEAKYLPVMAAGTYERHSLGMLRGEDVMVLVTRRPRRVQGWEDTTVTLPEGMWEEQLGGGMFEGTVKLATLFKHRPQAILTRAGS
- the glgX gene encoding glycogen debranching protein GlgX yields the protein MSLNLSNKSGLRAPGDPLVVWPGKAYPLGATFDGNGTNFALFSEVATAVDLCLFDDSGSETRIRLTEQDAGIWHCFLPGIVPGQRYGYRVHGPWDPAQGLRCDPSKLLMDPYGKSFAGEFDGHPSLFSYDLNNPEERNQEDSAPHAMRSVVINPWFDWSNDRPPHIPDTDTVIYETHVKGLTMTHPDVPEHLRGTYAGLGHHSVIEYLKDLGVTTVELMPVHQFVHDDRLRDEGLRNYWGYNTLGYFAPHRDYAASNSAEGAVAEFKQMVRSYHDAGMEIILDVVYNHTSEGNHLGPTQSFRGIDNQAYYRLVDGDEAHYMDYTGTGNSLNVRHPYTLQLIMDSLRYWVTEMHVDGFRFDLASTLAREFHDVDRLSAFFDLVQQDPTVSQVKLIAEPWDVGEGGYQVGNFPALWKEWNGKYRDTVRDFWRGEPATLGEFASRLTGSSDLYAGRRPSASINFVTAHDGFTLRDLVSYNEKQNDANGEDNRDGESHNRSWNCGVEGETEDPEVLQLRDQQRRNFLTTLILSQGTPMLSHGDEIGRTQGGNNNVYCQDNEISWIDWENADENLHSFTKFLIKLRAAHPVFRRRRFLAGGPLGMDVAERDIAWLTPDGRLMTEEDWSMEFGKSLMVHLNGQAIAEPDVHGRKVEDDSFLLCFNAHHEPITFTLPLRHNVMHVEPAEEQAWTIVIDTSEETGGRPELTTLQPGDELEVAARSVVVLQRPLTDPLLPEGAGTH